The Paeniglutamicibacter sulfureus genome includes a region encoding these proteins:
- a CDS encoding DUF6421 family protein, whose protein sequence is MSQATLPKPLSNSELVNSAPWLALKAAATEFQGLQGQDGSVPEAADKPRAAALAVAIAESLHALAPQFPHDAAYLEGLVSDLATWSASGFGIPDFLDSLRAFAPQLAREDGLRHLVLFPMYTQNGSTDRLLEAVLVEVIWPEFIAGLEAGDYSNKLFVPLRFLDFTPGYDTNSAVLFPESVSIRETPSFTWGAIFQDREAARFRRVLKSAAQITSLELPADAAEMLEDQALTEETFVMWDLIHDRTHMRGDLPFDPFMIKQRMPYFLYSLEELRCDLTAFRECVKIQHDISADPTTRHRAQLVQYAVIFDRIFRFAMTGTRTRNYDAVGGQLLFAWMHQHHVLHWTDTKLSIDWNQVPAVVSALGDAIDELYWRSIDRPKIAHWLAAYELVSATLVPHPGSVWAKGADALPLSSPLREMTNEVLDDEFPHSMFYEALAKKLRPVIDSTIGITGTSSI, encoded by the coding sequence ATGTCACAGGCAACTCTTCCCAAGCCGCTGTCCAACTCAGAGCTCGTCAATTCCGCGCCGTGGTTGGCGCTGAAGGCCGCGGCCACCGAGTTCCAGGGCCTCCAGGGGCAGGACGGCTCGGTGCCGGAGGCTGCCGACAAGCCGCGCGCCGCGGCCCTGGCGGTGGCCATCGCCGAATCGCTGCACGCATTGGCCCCGCAATTCCCGCACGACGCTGCCTACCTCGAGGGACTCGTCTCCGACCTGGCCACCTGGAGTGCCTCGGGCTTCGGCATTCCCGACTTCCTTGACTCGCTGCGCGCCTTCGCCCCGCAGCTGGCGCGCGAGGATGGCTTGCGCCACCTGGTGCTTTTCCCGATGTACACGCAAAACGGATCCACCGACAGGTTGCTCGAGGCGGTCCTCGTCGAGGTCATCTGGCCCGAGTTCATCGCCGGGCTTGAGGCCGGGGACTATTCCAACAAGCTCTTTGTCCCGCTGCGCTTCCTGGATTTCACCCCGGGCTACGACACCAACTCCGCGGTGCTCTTCCCCGAGTCCGTCTCCATCCGCGAGACCCCGTCCTTCACCTGGGGCGCGATCTTCCAGGACCGCGAGGCGGCCCGCTTCCGCCGCGTGCTGAAATCCGCCGCACAGATCACCAGCCTGGAGCTGCCCGCGGATGCCGCCGAAATGCTCGAGGACCAGGCCCTCACCGAGGAAACCTTCGTGATGTGGGACCTGATCCACGACCGCACCCACATGCGCGGGGATCTGCCCTTCGACCCGTTCATGATCAAGCAGCGCATGCCCTACTTCCTCTACTCGCTCGAGGAGCTGCGCTGCGACCTCACCGCCTTCCGTGAATGCGTGAAGATCCAGCACGACATCTCGGCCGACCCCACCACGCGACACCGTGCCCAGCTGGTGCAGTACGCGGTGATTTTCGACCGGATCTTCCGCTTCGCCATGACCGGTACCCGCACCCGCAATTACGACGCCGTGGGCGGCCAGCTGCTCTTCGCCTGGATGCACCAGCACCACGTGCTGCACTGGACCGACACCAAGCTGTCCATCGACTGGAACCAGGTCCCCGCGGTGGTCTCGGCCCTGGGAGACGCCATCGACGAGTTGTACTGGCGCTCGATCGACCGCCCGAAGATCGCCCACTGGCTGGCCGCCTACGAGTTGGTCTCAGCGACCCTGGTCCCGCACCCGGGCTCGGTGTGGGCCAAGGGGGCCGACGCGCTGCCGCTCTCCTCCCCGCTGCGCGAGATGACCAACGAGGTCCTCGACGACGAGTTCCCGCACTCGATGTTCTACGAGGCCCTGGCCAAGAAATTGCGCCCGGTCATCGACTCCACCATCGGCATCACCGGCACCTCGTCCATCTGA
- a CDS encoding alpha/beta hydrolase, which yields MKEQHSPMPPRARSAGKGLSWALLGVGIGAAAGSVFAGSVSALAAYFARRVVTPDAEPDQSLEILALVPTAEGSDVILSANKDSTAPGRYSLFFSADTGHARLGEPKGYRLGDGTVTRAVEKIYFGDLSTAARGRFSGIVYDSPEDLDVEYDEVEIPILGGMAPAWFVEGSSEADTWAICVHGRGANRKEGLRAIPTLQRLGLSALLVSYRNDGVAPAAVDGRYGLGATEWPDIEAAIDYAIAQGAKEILLFGWSMGGAIALQVADRSRHARRIGALVLDGPVINWIDVLSHQAKRNRIPEAVGRFGQWLLVNKAGRWITGLAAPLDLKILNWVERHDQLRLPTLILHSEDDDFVPIGPSEQLAELNPDMVGLRRFSRAGHTREWNVDPQRWEAEVASFVRSVLEAPRPGGWAATED from the coding sequence ATGAAGGAACAACATTCCCCGATGCCCCCGCGCGCCCGATCCGCAGGCAAGGGCCTGAGCTGGGCGCTGCTGGGCGTGGGCATCGGCGCGGCGGCGGGATCGGTGTTTGCCGGCAGCGTTTCGGCGCTGGCCGCCTACTTTGCCCGCCGCGTGGTGACGCCCGACGCGGAGCCGGACCAAAGCCTGGAGATCCTGGCATTGGTGCCCACCGCGGAGGGCAGCGACGTGATCCTCTCGGCGAACAAGGATTCCACGGCCCCGGGACGATACTCGCTGTTCTTCTCCGCAGACACCGGTCATGCACGCCTGGGCGAGCCCAAGGGCTACCGCCTGGGTGACGGCACCGTGACCCGGGCGGTGGAAAAAATCTACTTCGGAGACCTGTCCACCGCGGCCCGCGGACGGTTCTCCGGAATCGTCTACGATTCCCCCGAGGACCTGGACGTTGAATACGACGAGGTCGAGATCCCCATCCTGGGCGGTATGGCCCCGGCATGGTTCGTCGAAGGCAGCTCCGAGGCGGACACCTGGGCGATCTGCGTCCACGGCCGCGGCGCCAACCGCAAGGAGGGGCTGCGCGCGATCCCGACGCTGCAGCGGCTTGGGCTCAGCGCACTGCTGGTCTCCTACCGCAACGACGGGGTGGCCCCGGCAGCAGTTGACGGTCGCTACGGGCTGGGGGCCACCGAATGGCCCGACATCGAGGCGGCCATCGACTACGCGATTGCCCAGGGGGCGAAGGAAATCCTGCTCTTTGGCTGGTCCATGGGAGGGGCCATTGCCTTGCAGGTGGCGGACAGGTCGCGGCACGCACGCAGGATCGGCGCGCTGGTGCTGGACGGGCCGGTGATCAACTGGATCGACGTGCTCTCGCACCAGGCCAAGCGCAACCGCATCCCCGAGGCAGTGGGCAGGTTCGGCCAATGGCTGCTGGTCAACAAGGCGGGACGCTGGATCACCGGGCTTGCGGCGCCCCTGGACCTGAAGATCCTGAACTGGGTCGAGCGGCACGACCAGCTGCGCCTGCCCACCCTGATCCTGCACAGCGAGGACGACGACTTCGTCCCCATCGGCCCTTCCGAGCAGCTGGCGGAGCTGAACCCGGACATGGTGGGGCTGCGGCGCTTCAGCCGGGCGGGCCACACCCGCGAGTGGAACGTCGATCCGCAGCGCTGGGAGGCGGAGGTCGCCTCCTTCGTCCGGTCAGTGCTGGAGGCCCCGCGCCCGGGCGGCTGGGCAGCCACGGAAGACTAG
- a CDS encoding sulfurtransferase codes for MSLPIDSNPSFADYAHPERLVSTDWLAANLSTEGLVVVESNEDILLYDTGHIPNAVKIDWHSELNDEDTRDYVDGERFAALMASKGISRDTTVVIYGDKSNWWAAYALWVFTLFGHEDVRLLDGGRDKWIAEGRETTREKPSVIPGSYPVIERDDTVIRAFLPEVLGHFGKPMIDVRSTEEFTGERTHMPAYPEEGTLRGGHIPTAASVPWARAAQENGTFKSRAELEAIYLGEAGLASGDDIITYCRIGERSSHTWFALQFLLGFENVRNYDGSWTEWGNAVRVPIVKGIEPGAVPAGYGGVAA; via the coding sequence ATGAGCCTTCCCATCGACTCCAATCCGTCATTCGCCGACTACGCCCATCCCGAACGACTGGTGTCCACCGACTGGCTGGCCGCCAACCTTTCCACCGAGGGCCTGGTGGTTGTCGAATCCAACGAGGACATCCTGCTCTACGACACGGGCCACATCCCCAATGCCGTGAAGATCGACTGGCACTCCGAGCTCAACGACGAAGACACCCGCGATTACGTCGATGGCGAGCGCTTCGCCGCGCTGATGGCGTCCAAGGGCATCAGCCGCGACACCACCGTGGTCATCTACGGGGACAAGTCCAACTGGTGGGCCGCCTACGCCCTGTGGGTGTTCACCCTCTTCGGGCACGAAGATGTCCGCCTGCTCGACGGCGGCCGCGACAAGTGGATCGCCGAGGGCCGGGAGACCACTCGCGAGAAGCCGTCGGTCATCCCGGGCAGCTACCCGGTCATCGAGCGCGACGACACCGTCATCCGCGCGTTCCTGCCCGAGGTACTGGGGCACTTCGGCAAGCCCATGATCGATGTGCGCTCCACCGAGGAGTTCACCGGCGAGCGCACCCACATGCCTGCCTACCCCGAGGAGGGCACGCTGCGTGGCGGGCACATCCCCACGGCAGCTTCGGTGCCCTGGGCCCGCGCCGCCCAGGAGAACGGCACGTTCAAGTCCCGCGCCGAGCTCGAGGCGATCTACCTCGGCGAGGCCGGGCTGGCGTCCGGCGACGACATCATCACCTACTGCCGCATCGGCGAGCGCTCCAGCCACACCTGGTTTGCCCTGCAGTTCCTGCTTGGCTTCGAGAACGTCCGCAACTACGACGGTTCCTGGACCGAATGGGGCAACGCCGTGCGCGTGCCCATCGTGAAGGGCATCGAGCCCGGCGCCGTGCCTGCGGGATACGGGGGCGTAGCAGCATGA
- a CDS encoding SufE family protein, with translation MSELPQALAEIVEDFQSVTEPERLEMLLDFSEELPELPQRLAEHPDLLEQVVECQTPLFLNIEVEPAGEHRVSLFFSAPPQAPTTRGFASVLHQGLDGLPAAEVLAVPDDMPQQLGLTRALTPLRLRGMSAMLARIKRQVSERVAAAGS, from the coding sequence ATGAGCGAATTGCCACAGGCCCTGGCCGAGATCGTCGAGGATTTCCAGTCCGTCACCGAGCCCGAGCGCCTGGAGATGCTGCTGGACTTCTCCGAGGAACTCCCCGAGCTTCCCCAACGCCTGGCCGAACACCCCGACCTGCTGGAGCAGGTCGTTGAGTGCCAGACCCCGCTGTTCCTGAACATCGAGGTCGAGCCCGCCGGCGAGCACCGGGTATCACTGTTCTTCTCCGCTCCCCCGCAAGCACCGACCACCCGCGGGTTTGCCTCCGTCCTGCACCAGGGGCTCGACGGACTGCCGGCCGCCGAGGTGCTGGCCGTCCCCGACGACATGCCGCAGCAGCTGGGGTTGACCCGGGCCCTGACACCGTTGCGTTTGCGTGGCATGAGTGCCATGCTTGCCCGTATCAAGCGACAGGTCAGCGAGCGGGTTGCCGCTGCCGGCTCGTAG
- the ybaK gene encoding Cys-tRNA(Pro) deacylase: MSKKKNTHSTGTPATTLLDRESVPYTVHSYVHDPSVENYGMEAAEAIGVPASRVFKTLLVSTGEPGPAALVVGIVPVDRSLDLKAMAVALGLKKVEMADPAVAERRTGYVVGGISPLAQRNRSRTLLDASALAHETVYVSGGHRGLDLELAPADLQRLTEADVAAISH; encoded by the coding sequence ATGTCCAAGAAAAAGAACACACACTCGACCGGCACGCCCGCGACCACGCTGCTGGACCGCGAGTCGGTCCCCTACACGGTGCACTCATACGTCCACGACCCGTCCGTGGAGAACTACGGGATGGAAGCGGCGGAGGCCATCGGCGTCCCAGCGTCCCGGGTGTTCAAGACCTTGTTGGTGTCCACCGGGGAACCGGGGCCCGCGGCGTTGGTGGTCGGGATCGTCCCGGTCGACCGGTCGCTGGACCTCAAGGCCATGGCCGTGGCCCTGGGGCTGAAGAAGGTGGAAATGGCCGACCCGGCGGTGGCAGAGCGCCGCACCGGATACGTGGTGGGCGGCATTTCGCCGCTGGCCCAGCGCAACCGTTCGCGCACGCTGCTTGATGCCAGCGCGTTGGCCCATGAGACCGTCTATGTCTCCGGCGGGCACCGCGGGCTTGACCTCGAGCTGGCCCCGGCGGACCTGCAGCGCCTCACCGAGGCAGATGTCGCCGCAATTTCCCACTAG
- the msrB gene encoding peptide-methionine (R)-S-oxide reductase MsrB, with the protein MQPPEESSTPDTPVVTKTDEQWRTELTPEEYQVLRKAGTERPYTGEYWDTTTEGVYECRACGHELFTSNAKFDAGCGWPSFFAPLAEDRVRYIRDSTMGMVRIEVRCAACDSHLGHVFEGEGFNTPTDQRYCMNSVSLRLKTS; encoded by the coding sequence ATCCAGCCCCCAGAAGAATCCAGCACCCCCGACACCCCAGTCGTCACCAAGACCGACGAGCAGTGGCGCACCGAATTGACCCCGGAGGAATACCAGGTCCTGCGCAAGGCCGGGACCGAGCGTCCCTATACCGGCGAGTACTGGGACACCACCACCGAGGGCGTCTACGAATGCCGCGCCTGCGGCCATGAGCTCTTCACCTCCAACGCCAAGTTCGATGCCGGCTGCGGGTGGCCATCGTTCTTCGCCCCACTGGCCGAGGACCGGGTGCGCTACATCCGCGACTCCACGATGGGCATGGTCCGCATCGAGGTGCGTTGTGCTGCCTGCGATTCGCACCTGGGCCACGTCTTTGAGGGGGAGGGCTTCAATACCCCCACCGACCAGCGCTATTGCATGAATTCGGTCTCGCTGCGGCTCAAGACGAGCTAG